A stretch of the Capsicum annuum cultivar UCD-10X-F1 chromosome 10, UCD10Xv1.1, whole genome shotgun sequence genome encodes the following:
- the LOC107845724 gene encoding protein LIGHT-DEPENDENT SHORT HYPOCOTYLS 10: MMSNEKIGVGEGSSSSGGAITIASTPHQDNHHRQPSSAPAPQQLSRYESQKRRDWNTFGQYLKNQRPSVPLPQCSYNHVLDFLRYLDQFGKTKVHLNGCLFFGQPDPPGPCTCPLRQAWGSLDALIGRLRAAYEENGGLQENNPFASGAIRVYLREVRDLQAKARGIPYKKKKKKRPNLQIKASNNNDGATSANFQLQS; the protein is encoded by the coding sequence ATGATGTCCAATGAGAAAATTGGAGTAGGGGAAGGATCATCATCAAGTGGTGGTGCTATTACTATTGCATCCACACCACATCAAGACAATCATCATCGTCAGCCATCATCAGCACCAGCACCACAACAATTGAGTCGATACGAGTCGCAGAAGCGTCGCGACTGGAACACGTTCGGTCAGTATTTGAAAAACCAGCGTCCGTCCGTACCGTTACCTCAGTGCAGCTACAACCACGTGTTAGATTTCCTTCGATACCTTGATCAGTTCGGAAAGACTAAAGTTCACTTAAACGGTTGTCTGTTTTTCGGGCAACCCGACCCGCCCGGCCCATGCACATGTCCACTAAGACAAGCATGGGGAAGCCTAGATGCCTTAATTGGTAGACTTAGGGCAGCCTATGAAGAAAATGGTGGTTTGCAAGAAAATAACCCTTTTGCAAGTGGTGCAATTAGGGTTTATTTAAGAGAAGTGAGAGATTTACAAGCTAAAGCAAGGGGAATTCcatataaaaagaagaagaaaaaaaggccAAATTTGCAAATTAAGGCTAGTAACAACAATGATGGTGCTACTTCTGCAAATTTTCAGCTACAATCATAA